Proteins encoded together in one Temnothorax longispinosus isolate EJ_2023e chromosome 5, Tlon_JGU_v1, whole genome shotgun sequence window:
- the LOC139812753 gene encoding uncharacterized protein has protein sequence MLEAPPGSREDLVEAARTPCTPTDLDTMLYGYTNSIYVLDHTPESLPDMDMLQLFASPAGRALLTSDNRTRGSTSTSSLSRESSSRLKSSRRPSGTGTVSAPTSPPRRRKSSAELYKEAVEILGLTCSLTDSCRCIDCQSNYFDCDDDCADAGTELAAGTPILLDHALHHLTVCSIQ, from the exons ATGCTGGAGGCGCCGCCCGGAAGTCGCGAAGACCTTGTCGAGGCGGCAAGAACTCCATGTACACCCACCG ATCTGGACACGATGCTGTACGGATACACGAACAGCATATACGTGCTTGACCACACGCCTGAATCCTTGCCG GACATGGATATGCTGCAGCTGTTCGCATCTCCAGCGGGTCGAGCGTTACTCACGAGCGACAATCGGACGAGGGGATCAACGTCGACCTCCTCCTTGTCTCGAGAATCCTCGTCGAGGTTGAAGAGCAGCAGGAGACCATCGGGTACTGGCACAGTCAGCGCACCTACGTCGCCACCAAGACGGCGGAAGTCAAGCGCCGAGCTTTACAAGGAAGCTGTCGAAATTCTCGGCCTCACTTGCTCACTGACCGATAGCTGTCGTTGCATCGATTGCCAG AGCAATTACTTCGACTGTGATGACGATTGCGCCGATGCTGGTACAGAATTGGCTGCAGGCACTCCTATTCTATTGGACCACGCTCTGCATCATCTGACTGTGTGTTCCATACAGTAG